In Sphaeramia orbicularis chromosome 3, fSphaOr1.1, whole genome shotgun sequence, a genomic segment contains:
- the jph3a gene encoding junctophilin-3: MSTGGRFDFDDGGSYCGGWEQGKAHGRGVCTGPQGQGEYAGAWSHGFEVLGVYTWPSGNSYQGTWAQGKRHGIGVESKGRWEYRGEWTQGFKGRYGQLESTASGARYEGTWSNGLQDGYGTETYSDGGTYQGQWLSGMRHGYGVRQSVPYGMAAVILFPLRTSINSLRSEHSHGPPMAEDGSAPTPTDGVAAGLAGSPVGRGGFALTAPSEAERQRKRKGRFRQSILSGLKLRRSESKSSLASQLSKQSSFCSEAGMSTVSSAASDIHSNASESEQGAPVDATVTEMYAGEWRSDQRAGWGVGRRSDGLHYAGEWAGNKRHGYGCTTFPDGTKEEGKYKQNVLVSGKRKNLIPLRASKIREKVDRAVEAAEKAADIAKQKAEIAMSRMSHARGKAESAEGVAHKAMEECRLARIAAKELSPSFHIYGNGLECQRPKHQDGKDKDHEVISTGTDSPELCTPDTTPPVISPDLSPVLSVPASPPRSPPKNTHRPRNACFMRQSALDEQGGAEIQVLVEGRGLDLPRGGTNTWTDDMYPDRGGGCSSRSTTPSLLEETEGQINGHELTNHRARDKPLANHKSREHGPAYRTWEHSLSNQKPSKHVSSNHKSREYSSSNHKTWDHSSANHNTSSNYKPQVHILSNHKDHNMSNHKTSEHALSNHKPQEYIMSNHTIKDHAPSALSNHAHPKLHPPLHSDHQLDWTTDGTLRWSPAHSRLPERDEERTSDYTVDMRLQSPDSQPSRVLESPGATAAGGRLLRSRGGGLRPVREGSVDSVQMLDNLNVGAELEEWPLHRDLTLSPPLKSQPITLEQDGEQLTLKTNSGSSSFLVVMVILLNIGVAILFIHFFI; encoded by the exons ATGTCCACTGGAGGCAGGTTTGACTTTGATGACGGGGGGTCGTACTGCGGGGGGTGGGAGCAGGGGAAGGCCCATGGGCGGGGGGTGTGCACAGGGCCGCAGGGCCAGGGCGAATACGCCGGTGCCTGGAGCCACGGCTTCGAGGTCCTGGGCGTCTACACGTGGCCCAGCGGGAACAGCTACCAGGGCACGTGGGCGCAGGGAAAGCGCCACGGCATTGGCGTGGAGAGCAAAGGCCGCTGGGAGTACAGGGGGGAGTGGACGCAGGGGTTCAAAGGTCGCTACGGGCAGCTGGAGAGCACGGCCAGCGGTGCCCGCTACGAGGGGACGTGGAGCAACGGGCTGCAGGACGGATACGGAACCGAAACCTACTCCGACGGAG GAACGTATCAGGGCCAGTGGCTCAGTGGGATGCGTCACGGTTACGGCGTGCGGCAGAGCGTTCCCTATGGCATGGCGGCCGTCATCCTGTTCCCTCTGCGTACGTCCATAAACTCCCTCCGGTCCGAGCACAGCCACGGCCCTCCGATGGCAGAGGATGGCTCCGCCCCCACACCCACAGACGGCGTGGCGGCAGGTTTGGCGGGAAGTCCCGTGGGCCGCGGCGGCTTCGCCCTGACAGCGCCCAGTGAGGCTGAGCGGCAGAGGAAACGCAAGGGACGCTTCCGTCAGTCCATCCTGAGCGGGCTGAAGCTGCGGCGCTCGGAGTCTAAAAGTTCATTGGCCAGTCAGCTGAGCAAACAGAGCTCGTTCTGCAGCGAAGCCGGGATGAGCACCGTCAGCTCCGCCGCCTCCGACATCCACTCCAACGCCAGTGAGAGCGAGCAGGGCGCCCCCGTCGACGCCACTGTCACCGAGATGTATGCCGGCGAGTGGAGGAGCGACCAGAGGGCGGGGTGGGGTGTGGGCCGGCGCTCCGATGGCCTGCACTACGCCGGCGAGTGGGCGGGGAATAAGAGGCACGGTTACGGATGCACCACCTTCCCCGACGGAACCAAAGAAGaaggaaagtacaaacagaaCGTCCTGGTCAGTGGCAAACGAAAGAACCTGATCCCTCTGAGAGCCAGCAAGATCCGTGAGAAGGTGGACCGTGCCGTGGAGGCGGCGGAGAAGGCGGCGGACATCGCCAAGCAGAAGGCGGAGATCGCCATGTCCAG GATGAGTCACGCTCGTGGGAAGGCGGAATCAGCTGAAGGTGTAGCTCATAAAGCCATGGAGGAGTGTCGTCTGGCTCGGATCGCAGCCAAAGAACTGTCTCCATCTTTTCACATCTATGGAAACG GTCTAGAATGTCAACGGCCCAAACACCAGGATGGGAAGGACAAAGACCACGAGGTGATCTCCACGGGGACGGACAGTCCAGAGCTGTGCACGCCTGACACTACGCCCCCGGTCATCTCGCCCGACCTCAGCCCGGTGCTCAGCGTCCCCGCCTCCCCGCCCCGCAGCCCACCCAAAAACACCCACCGGCCCCGAAATGCCTGCTTCATGAGGCAGAGCGCCCTGGACGAACAGGGAGGGGCTGAgatccaggtgctggtggagggGCGTGGCCTAGACCTGCCACGGGGCGGGACCAACACGTGGACCGACGACATGTATCCGGATCGAGGGGGCGGATGCAGCAGCCGCTCCACGACGCCATCGCTGCTGGAGGAGACGGAGGGTCAGATCAACGGCCACGAGCTGACCAATCACAGAGCACGGGACAAACCGTTGGCCAATCACAAGTCACGGGAACACGGCCCTGCCTATCGAACATGGGAGCACTCACTGTCCAACCAAAAGCCCTCCAAGCATGTCTCGTCCAATCACAAGTCGAGGGAGTACTCGTCGTCCAATCACAAAACATGGGATCATTCGTCGGCCAATCACAACACCTCGTCCAATTACAAGCCGCAGGTGCACATTTTATCCAATCACAAGGACCACAACATGTCCAATCACAAGACTTCTGAGCATGCTTTGTCCAATCACAAGCCCCAAGAGTATATCATGTCCAATCACACCATTAAGGACCACGCCCCTTCTGCGCTCTCTAACCATGCCCACCCCAAGCTccaccccccattacacagcgACCAtcaactggactggaccaccgaCGGCACCCTCCGGTGGAGCCCTGCCCACTCCCGCCTCCCGGAGCGGGACGAGGAGCGGACCAGCGACTACACGGTGGACATGAGGCTCCAGAGTCCGGACTCGCAGCCGAGCCGGGTTCTGGAGTCTCCGGGTGCCACGGCGGCAGGGGGGCGGCTGCTGCGGTCCCGTGGTGGCGGCCTGCGGCCTGTCAGAGAGGGCTCGGTGGACTCGGTTCAGATGCTGGACAACCTGAATGTGGGGGCGGAGCTGGAGGAGTGGCCACTGCACAGAGATCTGACCCTGTCCCCGCCCTTAAAGTCTCAGCCAATCACACTGGAGCAGGACGGAGAGCAGCTCACCCTCAAAACAAACTCA GGCTCCAGCTCTTTTCTGGTGGTTATGGTCATTTTACTCAATATTGGAGTAGCCATTCTGTTCATTCACTTCTTTATTTAA